Proteins found in one Mytilus edulis chromosome 2, xbMytEdul2.2, whole genome shotgun sequence genomic segment:
- the LOC139512858 gene encoding leucine-rich repeat-containing protein 4B-like: protein MKLLLFLITIATVGSQNPDECPFMCTCTQDKKVICKGLDRFPIGLPDDMKDIVFDVSSFNNFGKNTLQTFKNLKTISFINSNFTFIHTCSVSDLSNLTKLELSNVRIGQIVTNGFSHLSHVKEIVMRKVTVQKLHEYAFNDIKHVDKFVMEDFIAANMENFVFHDWSNMRLVQLRSVQVLNMKPKLFQKFDAIDQFDIIRCTFPSSMCGLKDILQNQSVKKIKLHQNAIDCSCNTTWIFEAGRSAKDFELVNNTCSLNSPSQLASKEVLSIDKNLFCKTDEVPTCGDGTYEKRIPSCQMSLLDEPIMPGETVEYPNQSHNAASQIHHISTVCAVMVLLVALKLNG from the coding sequence ATGAAACTCCTCCTTTTCCTCATCACCATAGCAACAGTTGGAAGTCAAAATCCAGATGAGTGTCCATTTATGTGCACATGCACCCAAGACAAAAAAGTGATTTGTAAAGGATTAGATAGATTTCCCATAGGTTTGCCAGACGATATGAAAGATATTGTTTTTGATGTTTCATCGTTCAACAACTTCGGGAAAAATACTTTACAAAcgttcaaaaatttgaaaacgaTAAGTTTTATTAATTCCAATTTTACATTTATTCACACATGTTCAGTATCAGACTTGAGTAATCTGACAAAACTAGAACTTTCAAACGTGAGAATTGGTCAAATTGTCACAAATGGATTTTCCCACCTTTCACATGTAAAGGAAATAGTCATGAGAAAAGTGACTGTCCAAAAATTGCATGAATACGctttcaatgatatcaaacacGTGGACAAGTTTGTGATGGAAGATTTCATTGCTGCTAATATGGAGAACTTTGTATTCCATGACTGGTCAAATATGAGACTGGTGCAGCTCAGATCAGTGCAAGTATTAAATATGAAACCAAAACTCTTCCAAAAGTTTGATGCTATCGACCAGTTTGACATTATCAGATGTACATTTCCGTCATCAATGTGCGGACTTAAAGACATACTTCAAAATCAATCTGTAAAGAAAATTAAGTTACATCAAAATGCAATTGACTGTTCCTGTAATACAACATGGATTTTTGAAGCTGGACGAAGTGCAAAAGATTTTGAACTAGTGAATAACACTTGCTCATTGAACTCACCTTCACAGTTAGCCAGTAAAGAAGTTTTATCTATTGACAAAAACCTTTTCTGTAAGACAGACGAAGTTCCTACATGTGGTGACGGAACATATGAAAAACGGATACCAAGTTGTCAGATGTCCTTGTTAGATGAACCTATCATGCCGGGAGAAACAGTAGAATACCCCAACCAAAGTCATAACGCTGCCTCACAAATACACCACATTTCTACAGTGTGTGCTGTGATGGTTCTTTTAGTGGCTTTAAAACTAAACGGATAA